GGTTTTTGGTATTGGCAGatgtattgttgaatgtgTGTTGTGAGACTGAATAAGTGGTTGGCTTTGGCGCAGTTACAATAGTTGATGTAATTGGATTTGTAGGATAGTTTGTATGCAATTCAGCTAGCCTATTAaatcttgattttgcaattttacCTAGTTTGATCTCATCTTGTTCCAActgttttgatttattcTTCAGCAAATTGTGAAATCGTTCCTGATAAGATGGTTTGGCTAGATCTATACTCAACTTCAAGCCCATAAACTGAACGCCATTAAGGGAGGTTTTAAActtattgaaatttgacGGTGATGCAAGTACCGTAGTATAAGCAAAGTATTTAGTCTCAATTGGTTTGGTATGAAATTCTAATGATGATACCATTTTAAGATCGAATTTGCTTATTCGTTGTTCTAACAAATTGCTATTCTCTTTGAGTTTTGGTGATATATTTCCTATATGTATTCTGTATTCCTTTAGGTCGGACATGATAGTGATGGTGTCTAGCGTGACTTATGCTAATGGAAATTTATATGTCTTCTTGTGGTTGtaaaaaatttataaaGAACGAGATGGCACTAATGGGTACACAAAACTCCATCCTCAAATATCAAAACTAAACTCAGGTAATCATCCACTACTAATTTCACATACACATAAATCATACTCGCAAATGACAAGTATCGACAATGAGGTCAACCTTGCATGGTTTGATTCTTATATTTCCTATACAAAACTTCAGAGTATCACACCTGATGAGAGGATACTAgagaagaagcaaaagcaaGAATCGACAACCAATAAACGACAACTGTTGCAACATAATAAACCTACAACACCCAATGACAGCAATGATATAAGTAAGGACGCACCAAACATAGTGCGACTAGTCGAATCACAAGGAAATAGTGAAGAGTTGACTCAagagttgaagaatataCTAATCAAGTACTATTGGGCAGGGTTTGAACTACATAACAAGTTGGAGGAAGCAAATACTACTGAGATAGATCGACAAGATGATgtcaatgaaaagaatgacACATAGGGTGTAGCTTAAACAAGAGTTGGTAGTATTTTGCAGTTTTCCTGTATCTACAACCTCCAACtataaaataaaaaatatcTATCATGCCATTTGATCTAACTAATTTGGCAATTAACCCTTGTATAAATCCAACTCAGCGTCATCTCTACCATATAAAACCTAATACACAGATCAAAACAAGTCTTTGATTACATTTTCACACAGAGAACATCTCTATCTTCACCAGCTTTCCCTGTACTCCCATAGTTCTAAGCTCCCCCTTCCTTAAACGGTAGTGGCTTTCCACATATCTTCCAACCCCATAATAGAAGTAAGAACACCAGCCAAACCGACATCACCTTCAGTGAAATGCAAATAATTCAAAGTATTCAAAGCAATAAAACTATCCAACAAATCCCAAACCAATTTTCTCTTGGCTTGATACAATTGCTTACCAATCgatttttcatcaacagcgGCTGATTTTTCATCAGTTGGATCACGTTTGTAATTCGATAATGAAGTGATAATTCTTAAAGAATGAATAATACCGGCAACTAAACCCAATAACCAAAACCTACTAGCATAAGTAGACAAATTTGGCCATTTCTTGGCATCAACAAGACCCAACATCTTGGCAAAGACCACTGAATCAATACCCAAGTATCCAGCATAACCCAAGTTTCTAATGATTGTAGTTACTTGTAAAACAGGATCCATTAATTGATTATCATAAGCTTTAGCTGCGGTTTGTAAATGAGGAATTGGCTTGAAAAACCTCATACCTTTTCTAATGAATGAAAAATGGTTTTTGAGACCTTTAAACATTTCTATAGTTTCCTTTGGATAACCTTTTTTATAAGCATAATATGATAAGAAACGTGACAAGTAAGCTAATAATCTAAATgatttttctcttttggGGGTTGAATCCCAAAATTTAACCAATTTGGTTAAGGTAGGGTGGTAAATAATAGTATCAGCAACCATGACGAACTTTGTAATAGCTTTATACTTTGTAAAGATACAGATAAATCTATGTCTTTAAACTATCCTAGAAAGAAAAGTAATATAGAAAAAGGTATTTGATTATATATACTCAATGGTTTTAAAAATgtcaaatgaaaaaaaaaaatcaacaaaagaaaaataaaatatcaCAAACACACAGAAATAACAGCAATACTTTGGGGTATACGAGACGtacaaacaaacaactaATGGAAACAAGGATATTTAAGCAACCGGGTGTACGAAACATAGAAAAACTTAAAAGAGGAGGTTTTATCGTCTCAAAGTTTAATGAGCTAATGGTATACTTTAGATGAATGGTATAGATCAAACACGGAATTATTCTGCACAAGCGAAAGTTATATCGTGAATTTATACTTAATTTGGCCTACAAAACCCATCAAAATTATTATTGCTACTCCTCATCTCCGAGTGATTAAAGCTGGTATTCATCTCCTTACTTGGctttatttatttgataTGAACCGTTTATATTCTATccaattggtgatgatgtaTTTTATAAGTAATGAAAAAGGTAGTGTATTTTATAACAAGCTCTCGGTATAACTATTGAATGTGGAGAAACACGACAAAAGTACACTACCCTACATTAGATTAattttttatctttttttgtACTTTGTTTTACTTCCTATTATCCGAGGTCTATAAACAATTTCTGTGTAACTTGATCCAAATCCACAATTTAATTTTCACATTCCTTTTCTAGATACACACATGCTTTTCTATTACGAATTTACCCgttttattgttttattcTGATGTCTTTATAACAATAGAGTTAATCCTTTAACTCCTCTCTTGTGACACATATATACTTGTTTACTTCTCTGCAATTGGCAATGGCCCCTGGCTTTGAAAACCCAAAATGACATCATCAGATCTACGACCCataaagagaaaaagaaaaaccaGATCTGGTAACTCAAGTAACATAACCAATGCATACTCGGGTGTAAAACCGGAACCCTTTTCAAGTCAGTTTTGCGCCCATTCAATTCGTTTGTTGCACCTCTTTGAGTATTCCATTGACCATTTCAAATCCTGCATCCACCATCATTTCATATGCTTCTTGAACTTCCactttctcttcatcagaCATATGAGCCCATTCATTAACTATTTGTTTTGAGTCGAGCACATTGTCAATTGTCTGGCGTGCATACAGGTAATATGGAAATGCCTGTGGGTACATTTCATCAAAGCTCTTTCGTCTCGTGGGAGCAACTTTTGATTCCGCATTGAAGGCAGATTTTGTACCTTGACCATGTAATTTAGTTGGATTTGAATAGATGGGtagtttcaatttatcaacaatagGAATAACTTTGCCGAACGCATAATCATGACCACTGTTTAACAATTGTAAATATTCATTGGCGTATTCGCGTTTTTGATCGGGTGTAAATGCAAGCCActcttgttgaagatgtggTAACTTTGAATAATCGGGGCCATAATCACCATTACTGCTTTGctttgtcaattgtttcGCCAAATAATAATTATAGGCATGCACATCTGTAATATCACTCAATATCAACACTTTATTAGTCTTTAGATCTATTGAAATAGGTAATGGATCAAGCCTTACATTACGACCTGTTCCCTGAGTTATTGATTGTCCCCATACATCAACGACTAAATTCTTAATTCCAGTCTTGGACATCTTCGTTTCAATTGTCATTTTTTCACccatatatatatcatgACCTGATATCAATATCGCTTTGTATTCCTGCAAATACTGTTCTTTCTCATTATCGTCCATCTTTCCATTCCATTGATGCATCAaatcttgatgaaattgtacttcattatcaatgtcatgaatttgttgtttgtgtttATAAACAAAGTAATTCCATGCATGTaacaaatccaattcaCCTACAATAATTATATTCCCAACAAATGTATTTTTTATAAATCGTAACTTGGATGGTTGTGTAATTGTAAATTTACTAGGTGATACTTTGCATTCATGAGTATTGAACTCGCTTGAATCACCTCGTATACGAATAActtgatattgttttggtttattAACAACATCTCTTTTCgcttcaattgatgttaATTTACCATCTAGTAAATCTTGACCTCGAGAaaatatattcaaatattcaGTTCTGACTGCATTCCTCTCCGATGAATTCATTAATTTCCACTTGTCTTCAACAATGCCAATTACATTACTAATAAGTTCTGACCCCccatttgtttcaattgcataTTGTTTTCCCAAATAATAATTCCAAACATGGAAATCACTAAAGCCATAGACATGAACAAACCCCGTTGTTTCATTAATAATCAACTTTAGGAATGGAATCCTCTTACTACGCTCAAGGAATGACTCTCTTGGGTCTGGTTCACCAAGTACTTTATGGACGACACCATCATATCCTTCCTTCACCTCCACAGGGATAACCTCTTCACCATCTTGACTCAAGTCCAACCCTTTGTAAAGTAGATTTTCATAATCACAGCTGTAAACATGTCGGtcgaaattggaaaaatgtCTCCATTCTTGATTAGCTTTGGCAATGATTTTGGATTTAGATACTGAATCCAAACTCTGTTGTGGACGTTGCTTTTTATACTCTTGAAATTGTAGATACTGATAATATCTTCGCGGTTTAGTGGACGGTATTGCAAATTTAATTCGTCTTGTGCCTGAAGTTAGATTGTATCTATATTTTGGTTTCTTATAAGCTTGGTCCAAATCATTACCTCTATTATCAATTGGCGAAAGATCGGTGGAAAATCCACCTTCCAAAGCTTTTTGCTCAATAGATCCATTGTGCAATTTGACCGCTTCGTTGATTATATTCTCCAATGCAGCATGTATAGTGTTGTGTTCTTTAGCCGACTTGCGAGACCACAAACGTAAACTCTTGGTTAATCTATCATCATGTGTCATTGACGAGCTAAATTcagatattttgaaaagtgtATAAAACTTTTTAACATCTTGACGTGATAACCTGATTGGGGTTGAAGGTttggttgtttttgtttcagATTCAGGTGCAGCTGATGTTTCATGAGTGGTTGGTGGATTTACCCCTTTTGATTGTGTGCTCGTATGGGTTATAGTTGATAACTGGCATCTCGTGAATCTAGATACATTGAGTTTAGCATGTCGTACAAACATTCACAAGTTTGGGTTGTTTAAAAAGGGTTTTagtgttgcaaaagttgaaatgGTTTTCCAACTGAggttttctctttttcgTTATGCGAATCTACTTAAATGATTCTACACAACTGTATACACAAGAACATTGCTCCTACATCTCCACCCTCAGATCCACATCGTTGGACCCCTactcttcctcctcttccttcttcttACGCTTTGTGTCCATCTTTTTCAGGGTTTTATACCTAAATCCGTCCTCCAGAATTGCATCACCCAATCTCAGTTCAAGATCAACTTCCTTACCCAAATGATAATCTTTCCCACGGAGTAATACATCCCAATACTCCCGTTTAATAGCATCCTTGTCGTCTTGAGAAAGCTCATTCCATTGTTTGGATATTTTCTGTCTAATTTGTCTACTCGTTGAAGGAGATTCTTTCGTGTTTGCATCAACTTGACCTGCACGAGTTTGCTTCTGTAAGTAGTAGTTGAACACACTTGTCATTTTTAGTACCCCtctaatttcaacatctCCTGTTTGCAGATTGATTCTAAATCGTAATTTGTCATTACCTCCATTGGCTTTATTATTCAACCTCTGTGCTTCCTTTGTGCACTTTACGTGCTTGTCGATATGCACCTTATCCGTCATTTGTTGACGAAACAACTTgtccaatttcttttgctcCGACTCAGCTTTGTAGGATACCTTTTTCTTGTATACATTTGGTGTATAGCCTTGACACCAGTTataaataaattgttgtatttgttCCCGATTAGTGGCATCGGTAAATTTGTTGCGTGTAAACTCTTTATCCAATAGTATCCGAGGCTGTTTATCAGTGTTGTGTTTGAGTGGTACATAGAACCATCCTAGACTTGTATATATTGCCGATGCTTCATTGGGATTAGTTTGTGGATCAAAgtttacaaaatcaaatggttTCGATGACTTCGGTACTGATTTGGCAAATGTGCGTAGATGAGGTAGAAAATGTGGAGAGCATTTCAAACTTACTGAACAGTTTCGTATTCTTGAACTTTTCAGTATGTGTAACATGGGGGCACTCGCTATGCTTTGTTGTATTATGGAAGCCTTTGCAATGACCATCAGGTTAGAGAGATGCGGACTTTTGTAATAAGTTCAAGAAGGTAGCGCAAGCTTTGACCTCCAAATCTGTCATATTCACACCAGACTCTATCTattcaaatacaacaacGTAAAGAGCAAGCTAATTAACTTTATGTTAGGTCACCAAAggattgtttgaattttgtgCCTGGATGAGTGGCTTGTAGTGCAAGCAAAGGCAAATAGATATCAGACTTGAACCATTGTGCGGCCAAATCTATACTTGGGTCGGACCAACCTCTTGAGATGCTTTGAAACTACAACGAGACAATACATCGGCAAGGTTATACATTGCGTGTTTCTATTCAAGTCATttccattgatgattgatCCCTCATACTACCTTGCTGAAACTCCTTTGACCCCATCATGAACTTTTGCACCGTTGCATAAACAAAACCTGGATGCACAATAACCAAAATGATACAAACAATCAACATAGGAGAAGCATCAAATATATAAGCAAACACCGCATGGTTGAAAATATATCCACCATATCCCTGTGCATATTCAACCAATCGGAAGATATTTCGAATAAAGAATAGAATTGCAAGAACATAAAGCACCTTGAAATAAGTTCTCCAACTATAATACCCTTTCATCGTTGATTGAACCATTGTTCTATTGACTATGCGATGAGCTGAAATTACTAATGTGACAAAACAGCAAAAGGacacaatttgaacaacgAAACCAGTGATTATCAACCCCTGGCCAAGTGCcttatcatcttcaatcatttgaagTACAACACCAGCAATTTGAAGACCAAAGGAAACGATATCCCcaataataaataaaagagattgaaatCTTCGATTGAACCCTACTTTGGGAATCTCtagctttttcaataatccACTAAAGGAAATATACACCGAGGCAGCTATGAATATAGGAGCAATGATGACTTGGACACTTTGAACACCATGTCCAGCActgttttggaaaaacgCACTTAGCTCTAAAATTGTACCTAttatcaaccacaacatGTGCCAGGATTTTTTCCAGAGCATAAGTACCACATGGATTATTAGTAAAATGATGAAGCATATGCCAAAAAACACTGATACTCCTTTGGAGCTTTTGATATCACTGTTAGACATTGGCAAGAAGAGAAACAATTAGAGAAAAGAAGGgatggaaaagaaaagacgTGGTTTCTTTTGGAGTATTTATAAATATGTTGCGTATAATGAGAATTGAGTATGGCTGTGTCAAAAATACTTTTGTTCGGGAActatcaaatcaaatcccACGGCCTTTGACATCGTCTCGTTTTGTGTCATTAAGTTTAAAAATAGAAGAGTTAGGTTCTTGGTTCAACCATACAGATTTATCCATTGTAGATTACGAAGATAACACAATGGTGTCTCGGTACTATAACTGGCCTTTTGTTGAGTATCACACGAATGAAAATTATTTTGAGTGCTTAGATATTATTGATGTGAGCAATGAATCACTAGATCTTGATATATATTGCTTCTTTACTGAGTTCTACAAGAAATAATGCTGAAGGAAAGCTTTCATTTAGACTCTATATGTAAACTAGATATGCCTTGCTCTTAATTGGAACTAGAAAGAAGGCACGGAGATgtttttggcaaaattaGTTTCCCAATTTATCGCGAA
This region of Candida orthopsilosis Co 90-125, chromosome 6 draft sequence genomic DNA includes:
- a CDS encoding Pex11 protein (involved in fatty acid oxidation) produces the protein MVADTIIYHPTLTKLVKFWDSTPKREKSFRLLAYLSRFLSYYAYKKGYPKETIEMFKGLKNHFSFIRKGMRFFKPIPHLQTAAKAYDNQLMDPVLQVTTIIRNLGYAGYLGIDSVVFAKMLGLVDAKKWPNLSTYASRFWLLGLVAGIIHSLRIITSLSNYKRDPTDEKSAAVDEKSIGKQLYQAKRKLVWDLLDSFIALNTLNYLHFTEGDVGLAGVLTSIMGLEDMWKATTV